A genomic region of Alistipes megaguti contains the following coding sequences:
- a CDS encoding TrkH family potassium uptake protein, translated as MRVEVVLRYIGVVMLFIAMFMLLSAGISYVSGVDSAFYPLLLSSLLTALLGAFPLIFVGPCTQITNKEGFCIVVGAWLVACVVSMFPYLIWGGEFTLVNAWFESVSGLTTTGSTVLNDVEALPRGLQFWRFSTTWIGGMGVVMFALVVLPSMGRSKMMLSNVELSAMARDNYRYRSQIILQILLVVYVGLTVLSTVLLKMAGMNWFDALCHAMSACATSGFSTKNASVAYFNSPAIDTILIFTMAAAGIHFGLIYATVTGKRNNIFRSEVTRWYLGMLFVGGLLIAISLYAADVYPTLSASFRHGMFQFVSVVSTSGFATADSNTWTPFAVIILIFGSIVCACAGSTAGGIKVNRMVLAGKMMSARLKLQQHPNAVIRIRLDGVIQDNEVLHSVMIYIVAYLMFLLLGTIAGALFGVDLTTSFTGSVASMGNVGPGFGEVGSMDNWSAMPSAFKITNTLLMLLGRLEIFGLIQIFLIKWWR; from the coding sequence ATGCGTGTCGAAGTGGTACTGCGATATATCGGTGTCGTGATGCTGTTCATCGCGATGTTCATGCTGCTCTCGGCGGGAATCTCCTATGTGAGCGGCGTGGACTCGGCCTTCTATCCCCTGCTGCTCTCCTCGCTGCTGACGGCCCTGCTGGGGGCCTTCCCGCTGATCTTTGTCGGCCCCTGCACGCAGATCACCAACAAGGAGGGTTTCTGCATCGTCGTCGGAGCCTGGCTGGTGGCCTGCGTGGTGTCGATGTTCCCCTACCTGATCTGGGGCGGGGAGTTCACGTTGGTCAACGCCTGGTTCGAGAGTGTTTCGGGGTTGACGACCACCGGCTCGACCGTTCTGAACGACGTCGAGGCACTGCCCCGCGGACTGCAGTTCTGGCGCTTCTCGACCACGTGGATCGGCGGTATGGGCGTGGTGATGTTCGCCCTGGTCGTCCTCCCCTCGATGGGCCGCAGCAAGATGATGCTCTCCAACGTCGAACTCTCGGCCATGGCCCGCGACAACTACCGCTACCGTTCGCAGATCATCCTCCAGATCCTGCTGGTGGTCTACGTCGGGCTGACCGTCCTGTCGACCGTGCTGCTCAAGATGGCCGGGATGAACTGGTTCGACGCCCTGTGCCACGCCATGTCGGCCTGCGCCACGAGCGGCTTCTCGACCAAGAATGCCAGCGTCGCCTACTTCAACAGCCCGGCCATCGATACGATTCTGATCTTTACGATGGCTGCGGCCGGTATCCATTTCGGGCTGATCTACGCCACGGTCACCGGGAAACGCAACAACATCTTCCGCTCGGAGGTCACGCGCTGGTATCTCGGGATGCTGTTCGTCGGGGGGCTGCTCATCGCCATCAGCCTCTATGCCGCGGATGTCTACCCCACGCTCTCGGCCTCGTTCCGCCACGGCATGTTCCAGTTCGTCTCGGTGGTCTCCACCTCGGGGTTTGCCACGGCCGATTCGAACACCTGGACGCCGTTTGCGGTCATCATCCTGATCTTCGGGTCGATCGTCTGCGCCTGTGCGGGCTCCACGGCCGGCGGCATCAAGGTCAACCGCATGGTCCTGGCCGGAAAGATGATGAGCGCGCGCCTGAAACTCCAGCAGCATCCCAACGCCGTGATCCGCATCCGGCTGGACGGCGTCATTCAGGACAACGAGGTGCTGCACTCCGTGATGATCTACATCGTGGCCTATCTGATGTTTTTGCTGTTGGGGACGATTGCGGGGGCCTTGTTCGGCGTCGACCTGACGACCAGTTTCACCGGTTCGGTCGCTTCGATGGGCAACGTGGGACCGGGATTCGGCGAGGTCGGTTCGATGGACAACTGGTCGGCGATGCCGTCGGCATTCAAAATAACGAATACGTTGCTGATGCTGCTGGGGCGTCTGGAGATTTTCGGTCTTATACAGATCTTTTTGATTAAATGGTGGAGATAA
- a CDS encoding RNA polymerase sigma-70 factor, producing the protein MSLPNDKQLLRRLKRGDKESFNELFEIRYTRYLTFAKRLLHDAMAAEDVVQNVFMRLWIGRAQIDEDRSVDNYLLVSVRHEIFNYLRLRYNARRRDIDLPDLEDRQTDVEQSYTLKETELRIRQVIDRMPPQRKAIFEMSRYGNLTNAEIARQLNLSQRTVEKHIEQALKQLRTTINISIAALVMQLF; encoded by the coding sequence ATGTCCTTACCCAACGATAAGCAGTTGCTGCGCCGGCTCAAGCGCGGAGACAAGGAGAGTTTCAACGAACTTTTCGAGATCCGCTATACGCGTTATCTGACCTTTGCCAAGCGGTTGCTCCACGATGCGATGGCCGCCGAGGATGTGGTTCAGAATGTCTTTATGCGTCTGTGGATCGGCCGGGCGCAGATCGACGAGGATCGTTCGGTGGACAACTACCTGCTGGTCAGCGTGCGGCATGAGATCTTCAACTACCTGCGGCTGCGCTACAATGCCCGGCGGCGGGATATCGACCTGCCGGATCTGGAGGATCGCCAGACGGATGTGGAACAGAGCTATACGCTCAAGGAAACGGAGCTTCGCATCCGACAGGTCATCGACCGGATGCCGCCGCAGCGCAAGGCCATTTTCGAGATGAGCCGTTACGGCAACCTCACCAATGCCGAGATTGCCCGCCAACTCAACCTTTCGCAACGCACCGTGGAGAAGCACATCGAGCAGGCGCTCAAACAGTTGCGGACGACCATCAACATCTCGATCGCTGCGTTGGTCATGCAGCTCTTCTGA
- a CDS encoding LptF/LptG family permease translates to MKTIHKLVLKAYLGPMVLTFFIVMFVLMMNFVWRYIDELVGKGLSAGIIIELMSYAMANMIPMGLPLSMLLAAIMTMGNLGENYELLAMKSAGMSLVRITQPLIIVVGIVAVGSFFISNNLVPYSNKKMFSIIYDIRQQKQSLEFQDGLFFNGIDNMSIRVGHQDPETHLLTDVLIYDNRASNGNMNTIVADSGYIRLSDDKKYLLVTLFHGQTYEQTRNSQWFTKSVLRHHTFDLQKQVIPMDGFAMGRSDADMFSNAQTKNIHELQHDIDSLEIRVNDATTTSYEPLLKEQIFVRDNTVLPVADSLKIDKSHFRDLLATDSLPGLPTREKEKVWDQARTLAKNSRNMFAFDESTAKEALNQLYRSKIEWHRKISLPVSILIFFLIGAPLGAIIRRGGLGLPVVVSVIFFVIYYVISLTGEKMAKEGTWDAIYGMWISTFILTPIAVYLTYKATNDSALLDTDWYAGKVKAMKDRVEGWLGPRFGKWKNRIKIKKRNKRNG, encoded by the coding sequence ATGAAGACCATTCATAAACTCGTCCTGAAAGCCTATCTGGGCCCCATGGTCCTCACGTTCTTCATCGTCATGTTCGTGCTGATGATGAACTTCGTGTGGCGATACATCGACGAGTTGGTCGGAAAGGGCCTCAGCGCCGGAATCATCATCGAACTGATGTCCTACGCCATGGCCAACATGATCCCCATGGGGCTGCCCCTCTCGATGCTGCTGGCCGCCATCATGACCATGGGAAACCTGGGCGAAAACTACGAACTGCTGGCCATGAAGTCGGCCGGCATGTCGCTCGTCCGGATCACCCAGCCGCTGATCATCGTCGTGGGAATCGTCGCCGTGGGCAGCTTCTTCATCTCGAACAACCTGGTGCCGTACTCCAACAAGAAGATGTTCAGCATCATCTACGACATCCGCCAGCAGAAGCAGAGCCTCGAATTCCAGGACGGACTCTTCTTCAACGGCATCGACAACATGTCGATCCGCGTCGGACACCAGGACCCCGAGACCCATCTGCTGACCGACGTGCTGATCTACGACAACCGCGCCTCGAACGGAAACATGAACACCATCGTCGCCGATTCGGGCTACATCCGCCTGTCGGACGACAAGAAGTACCTGCTCGTGACGCTCTTCCACGGCCAGACCTACGAGCAGACCCGCAACAGCCAGTGGTTCACCAAGAGCGTCCTGCGCCACCATACGTTCGACCTGCAGAAGCAGGTCATCCCGATGGACGGCTTCGCCATGGGACGCTCCGACGCCGACATGTTCTCCAACGCCCAGACCAAGAACATCCACGAACTGCAGCACGACATCGATTCGCTCGAAATCCGCGTCAACGACGCCACGACAACCTCCTACGAACCGCTGCTCAAGGAGCAGATCTTCGTGCGCGACAATACGGTGCTGCCCGTAGCCGACAGCCTGAAGATCGACAAGAGCCATTTCCGCGACCTGCTGGCCACGGATTCTCTGCCCGGGCTCCCGACCCGCGAAAAGGAGAAGGTCTGGGACCAGGCCCGCACGCTGGCCAAGAACTCCCGCAACATGTTCGCCTTCGACGAATCGACGGCCAAGGAGGCCCTCAACCAGTTGTACCGCTCGAAAATCGAGTGGCACCGCAAAATCTCGCTCCCGGTGTCGATCCTGATCTTCTTCCTGATCGGCGCACCGCTCGGAGCCATCATCCGACGCGGCGGTCTGGGACTTCCGGTGGTCGTGTCGGTGATCTTCTTCGTGATCTACTACGTCATCAGCCTCACGGGCGAGAAGATGGCCAAGGAGGGTACGTGGGATGCCATCTACGGCATGTGGATCTCCACGTTCATCCTCACACCCATCGCCGTCTACCTCACCTACAAGGCCACGAATGACTCCGCACTGCTCGACACCGACTGGTATGCCGGCAAGGTCAAGGCCATGAAGGATCGCGTGGAGGGTTGGCTGGGACCGAGATTCGGAAAATGGAAAAATCGGATAAAAATCAAAAAACGCAATAAACGCAATGGCTAA
- the mtaB gene encoding tRNA (N(6)-L-threonylcarbamoyladenosine(37)-C(2))-methylthiotransferase MtaB, whose protein sequence is MQPRRVNFHTLGCKLNFSETSTLAREFEQGGFVRVAPTAEADICVINSCSVTEHADKKCRNLIRKLHRRNPDAIIAVTGCYAQLKPQEIADIEGVDIVLSNNDKGDLYKRVVELSGKGRAQVYSCDTDSLTSFFAAFSSGDRTRAFLKVQDGCDYCCSYCTIHYARGASRNMPIADLVEEARRIAAGGQREIVLTGVNTGDFGRTTGERFIDLLRALVEVEGIDRFRISSIEPNLLTDEIIDFCAHNPKMMHHFHIPLQSGSDRILGLMRRRYTSARFADRIASVRRVMPDAFIGIDVIVGFPGETEADFRTTYDFLADLKPAFLHIFPFSERPGTPAVDLPGKVQPSVATRRVAELEELCNRLHGEFCARAVGTEDEVLFESTRRGGMMFGFTGNYRRVKAPYDRSRVNTICRVALGEMDAAHDLEGRILDPAEA, encoded by the coding sequence ATGCAACCTCGAAGAGTCAATTTTCATACGTTGGGCTGCAAGCTCAACTTTTCGGAGACATCGACCCTGGCGCGGGAGTTCGAGCAGGGGGGCTTCGTGCGTGTGGCGCCGACGGCCGAGGCGGACATCTGCGTGATCAACAGCTGTTCGGTGACCGAGCATGCCGACAAGAAGTGCCGCAATCTGATCCGCAAGCTCCACCGCCGCAACCCCGATGCGATCATCGCCGTAACGGGGTGCTACGCCCAGTTGAAACCGCAGGAAATCGCCGATATAGAAGGTGTTGATATCGTGTTGAGCAACAATGATAAGGGAGATTTATATAAACGGGTGGTTGAACTGTCGGGCAAGGGCCGTGCACAGGTCTACAGCTGCGATACCGATTCGCTGACGTCGTTCTTTGCGGCCTTCTCGAGCGGCGACCGCACGCGGGCCTTCCTCAAGGTGCAGGACGGCTGCGACTACTGCTGCTCCTACTGTACGATCCACTACGCCCGCGGCGCGAGCCGCAACATGCCCATCGCCGATCTGGTCGAGGAGGCGCGGCGGATTGCCGCCGGCGGTCAGCGCGAGATCGTCCTCACGGGGGTCAATACGGGTGATTTCGGCCGCACGACGGGCGAACGCTTCATCGACCTGCTGCGGGCGCTGGTCGAGGTCGAGGGGATCGACCGTTTCCGCATCTCCTCGATCGAGCCCAACCTGCTGACCGATGAGATCATCGACTTCTGCGCTCACAATCCCAAGATGATGCACCACTTCCACATTCCGCTGCAGAGCGGTTCGGACCGCATCCTGGGGCTGATGCGCCGCCGCTACACCTCGGCACGCTTTGCCGACCGCATCGCCTCGGTGCGGCGCGTGATGCCCGACGCCTTCATCGGCATCGACGTCATCGTCGGCTTTCCCGGCGAGACGGAGGCCGATTTCCGCACGACGTACGACTTCCTGGCTGATCTGAAGCCCGCCTTTCTGCACATCTTCCCCTTCTCGGAGCGTCCCGGCACGCCGGCCGTCGATCTGCCCGGCAAGGTGCAGCCGTCGGTGGCCACGCGCCGTGTGGCCGAACTCGAGGAGCTCTGCAACCGGCTCCACGGCGAATTCTGCGCCCGGGCCGTCGGTACCGAGGACGAGGTGCTCTTCGAAAGCACGCGCCGCGGCGGCATGATGTTCGGCTTCACGGGCAACTACCGCCGCGTGAAGGCCCCCTACGACCGTTCGCGCGTCAATACGATCTGCCGCGTGGCCCTCGGCGAGATGGATGCCGCGCACGATCTCGAAGGACGGATTCTCGACCCCGCAGAGGCGTAG
- a CDS encoding bifunctional 3,4-dihydroxy-2-butanone-4-phosphate synthase/GTP cyclohydrolase II, which translates to MAKETILNSVEEVIEDFRNGKIVIVVDDEDRENEGDFIIAAEKITPEIVNFMLKEGRGVLCAPLSEKRCEELGLNMMEENNTSLLGTPFTVTVDLLGHDCTTGVSIHDRAATIRALADPSTKPTDLGRPGHINPLRAREKGVLRRPGHTEAAVDLARLAGLQPAGALIEIMNEDGTMARMPQLQEKARKFGLKIISIASLIAYRLKQESIIEKGVTVPLPTEWGDFKITPFRQKSNGLEHVALTKGEWTEDEPVLVRVHSSCATGDIFGSYRCDCGEQLHRAMQMIEKEGKGAVIYLNQEGRGIGLCNKIHAYKLQDEGFDTVDANLKLGFKADERDYGVGASIIRELGIRHMRLMTNNPLKRAGLEGYGLCIDEIVPIVIAPNPYNEHYLETKQERMHHTLGLKKE; encoded by the coding sequence ATGGCTAAAGAGACGATACTGAACAGTGTGGAGGAGGTCATCGAGGACTTCCGCAACGGTAAAATCGTCATCGTTGTCGATGACGAGGACCGCGAAAACGAGGGTGACTTCATCATCGCCGCGGAGAAAATCACCCCCGAAATCGTCAACTTCATGCTCAAGGAGGGTCGCGGCGTCCTCTGCGCCCCGCTCTCCGAGAAGCGCTGCGAGGAGCTGGGCCTCAACATGATGGAGGAGAACAACACCTCGCTGCTGGGAACGCCCTTCACCGTGACGGTCGACCTGCTGGGCCACGACTGCACCACGGGGGTTTCGATCCACGACCGCGCCGCCACGATCCGTGCGCTGGCCGATCCCTCGACCAAACCCACCGACCTGGGACGCCCCGGACACATCAACCCGCTGCGCGCCCGTGAAAAGGGCGTCCTGCGTCGTCCGGGCCACACCGAGGCGGCGGTCGACCTGGCCCGTCTGGCCGGGCTGCAGCCCGCCGGTGCGCTGATCGAGATCATGAACGAGGACGGCACGATGGCCCGCATGCCCCAGTTGCAGGAGAAGGCCCGAAAGTTCGGACTGAAGATCATCTCGATCGCCTCGCTGATCGCCTACCGGTTGAAGCAGGAGTCGATCATCGAAAAGGGGGTTACCGTACCGCTGCCTACCGAATGGGGCGATTTCAAAATCACGCCCTTCCGCCAGAAGTCAAACGGACTGGAGCACGTCGCCCTGACCAAGGGTGAATGGACGGAGGACGAACCCGTGCTGGTGCGCGTCCACTCGTCGTGCGCCACGGGCGACATCTTCGGATCGTACCGTTGCGACTGCGGCGAGCAGTTGCACCGCGCCATGCAGATGATCGAAAAGGAGGGCAAGGGTGCCGTCATCTACCTCAACCAGGAGGGACGCGGCATCGGACTCTGCAACAAGATCCACGCCTACAAACTCCAGGACGAGGGATTCGATACGGTCGACGCCAACCTCAAGCTCGGCTTCAAGGCCGATGAGCGCGACTACGGCGTCGGAGCCAGCATCATCCGCGAACTGGGCATCCGCCACATGCGGCTGATGACCAACAACCCGCTCAAACGCGCCGGGCTGGAGGGCTACGGACTCTGTATCGACGAGATCGTCCCGATCGTCATCGCCCCGAACCCCTACAACGAACACTATCTCGAAACCAAGCAGGAGCGCATGCACCATACGCTGGGGCTGAAAAAGGAGTAG
- a CDS encoding metal ABC transporter permease, whose product MEFFSDVFQYGYLLNALAACILSGITCGLIGTYVVCRRMVFLAGGITHASFGGLGIAFWAGTNPIVGAWIFAVLSALGIEWAGSRGRIREDSAIGIIWSIGMAVGALFMSLRPGYTSGDLAAYLFGSIITVTDTDVRALALLTALILIGALLWLRPVMYVAFDRDFARSRNIPTRVISYVMAALVATAIVLSIRIMGIVLLISLLTMPVVIVNTLARSYRTIALTAPIVAVAGNVAGLILSYHLEVPPGAAIIFVLTVALVSVKLVSLSQKKPLHAHEDHS is encoded by the coding sequence ATGGAGTTTTTCAGCGACGTCTTCCAATACGGCTACCTCTTAAACGCACTCGCGGCCTGCATCCTCTCGGGCATAACGTGCGGACTGATCGGTACATACGTCGTCTGCCGCCGCATGGTCTTCCTGGCCGGAGGCATCACCCATGCCTCGTTCGGCGGTCTGGGCATCGCCTTCTGGGCCGGCACGAACCCCATCGTCGGCGCCTGGATCTTCGCCGTACTCTCGGCCCTGGGCATCGAGTGGGCCGGCTCGCGCGGCCGCATCCGCGAAGACTCCGCCATCGGCATCATCTGGTCCATCGGCATGGCCGTCGGCGCCCTGTTCATGAGCCTGCGTCCCGGATACACGTCGGGCGACCTGGCCGCCTACCTCTTCGGCAGCATCATCACCGTCACCGATACCGACGTCCGGGCCCTGGCCCTGCTCACGGCCCTGATCCTGATCGGGGCCCTACTGTGGCTGCGCCCCGTGATGTACGTCGCCTTCGACCGCGACTTCGCCCGCTCGCGCAACATCCCCACCCGTGTGATCTCCTACGTCATGGCCGCCCTGGTGGCCACGGCCATCGTCCTCTCGATCCGCATCATGGGCATCGTCCTGCTCATCTCGCTGCTCACGATGCCCGTGGTGATCGTCAACACCCTGGCCCGCTCGTACCGGACGATCGCCCTCACGGCCCCGATCGTCGCCGTCGCCGGGAACGTCGCCGGCCTGATTCTCAGCTACCACCTCGAGGTCCCGCCCGGCGCCGCCATAATATTTGTGCTCACCGTGGCACTCGTTTCGGTAAAACTCGTATCTTTGTCGCAGAAAAAACCGCTTCACGCGCATGAAGACCATTCATAA
- the fmt gene encoding methionyl-tRNA formyltransferase, with the protein MSGKELRIVFMGTPEFAVPSLRALVAGGYHVVGVVTTPDKPAGRGQRLHESDVKIAARELGLPVLQPVKLRDPEFIEALQAWKPDLGIVIAFRMLPEVVWAMPRLGTFNLHASLLPQYRGAAPINWAIINGERETGVTTFLLNHEIDKGAIIGQIRVPIGEEDTIGTMYDRLMQIGTGLVLETVERIAAGDIQPIEQEGIDESTLHPAPKIFKEDCRIDWTQPGKRIVDFIRGLSPYPAAWTAMYREGSGEEALTAKIFAAKFEASGHAEIACGTVESDGRSFIRVACVDGWIRLGELQIAGKKRLTVHDLLLGWRDVLQYRFEKQ; encoded by the coding sequence ATGAGCGGCAAGGAGTTGCGCATCGTCTTCATGGGTACGCCCGAGTTTGCCGTACCCTCGCTGCGGGCACTGGTCGCCGGTGGCTACCACGTCGTGGGGGTCGTCACGACGCCCGACAAACCCGCCGGCCGCGGTCAGCGGCTGCACGAAAGCGACGTAAAGATCGCCGCCCGTGAGTTGGGACTTCCCGTACTGCAGCCCGTCAAGCTGCGCGATCCGGAGTTCATCGAGGCCCTGCAGGCCTGGAAGCCCGATCTGGGGATCGTTATCGCCTTCCGCATGCTGCCCGAGGTGGTCTGGGCCATGCCCCGGCTGGGAACCTTCAATCTCCACGCCTCGCTGCTGCCGCAATACCGCGGTGCAGCCCCGATCAACTGGGCCATCATCAACGGCGAGCGCGAAACCGGCGTCACGACCTTCCTCTTGAACCACGAGATCGACAAGGGGGCCATCATCGGGCAGATCCGCGTGCCGATCGGCGAAGAGGATACCATCGGCACGATGTACGACCGGCTGATGCAGATCGGAACCGGTCTGGTGCTGGAGACCGTCGAACGCATCGCGGCCGGAGACATCCAACCAATCGAGCAGGAGGGGATCGACGAATCGACGTTGCATCCGGCGCCGAAGATCTTCAAGGAGGATTGCCGCATCGACTGGACGCAGCCCGGCAAGCGCATCGTCGACTTCATCCGCGGCTTGTCGCCCTATCCGGCCGCCTGGACGGCGATGTACCGCGAGGGTTCGGGCGAAGAGGCGCTGACGGCCAAGATCTTCGCGGCGAAGTTCGAAGCGTCCGGCCACGCGGAGATTGCCTGCGGCACGGTCGAAAGCGACGGGCGGAGCTTCATCCGCGTGGCGTGTGTCGACGGCTGGATCCGCCTCGGGGAGCTGCAGATCGCCGGCAAGAAGCGGCTCACGGTACACGACCTGCTTCTCGGCTGGCGCGACGTGCTGCAGTACCGGTTCGAAAAACAGTGA
- a CDS encoding NfeD family protein, producing the protein MELFYIILLVFFGLLFLLAELVLLPGVSIGAILSLVCYGSSIYLAFRDYGTTGGVVVIAVVLLLSLLVVVVSLRARTWQRFSLRQEIRSSSMPVLPADELQVGDRGRTLSRLSPMGKVEIGGRTYEAKSTGAYVDPQRKVEVVGFENFSVIVKPLP; encoded by the coding sequence ATGGAACTCTTCTACATCATTCTGCTCGTCTTCTTTGGCCTGCTATTCCTGCTGGCCGAACTGGTGCTGCTGCCCGGAGTCTCGATCGGCGCCATCCTGTCGCTGGTCTGCTACGGAAGCTCGATCTATCTGGCATTCAGGGATTACGGTACGACGGGCGGCGTGGTGGTCATCGCGGTTGTTCTGCTGTTGTCGCTTCTGGTGGTCGTCGTATCGCTGCGCGCCCGGACGTGGCAGCGCTTCTCGCTGCGGCAGGAGATCCGCTCGTCGAGCATGCCCGTGCTGCCGGCCGACGAATTGCAGGTCGGTGACCGCGGGCGCACCCTCTCGCGCCTCTCGCCGATGGGCAAGGTCGAGATCGGCGGCCGCACCTACGAGGCCAAATCCACCGGAGCCTACGTCGATCCGCAGCGCAAGGTCGAGGTCGTGGGCTTCGAGAATTTCAGCGTCATTGTCAAACCCCTCCCATAA
- a CDS encoding SPOR domain-containing protein, whose translation MFRRNFIYVLGALFLTAGGLLAQQPPVEARIAGLENNEEYMSLLGEDARLQQREDSIVNAVAQLRRQLREDPARRQEYSQQILQLESRIFEIRNAKGRLIDRINTIEQEWVLANLNGGVPSANTAAENPAVTVPDSLKVRNLVDNRYFREHLAEADYTALRRSQQLEPRAREYVDRFMANYATLRDLAETYAAVQTEQEAMEIYGRLKTLQGVNRVLSDSLSEVWNYIFDNKNYAYGYLLDELGQEEILSREEKALSRAARRLSELSDSTESTAVTDYLLRKRVLTDYETAVAGVLSLDAARDSLRGVASVLAQADERLPRIAVAERYFLDYDSVAFSSTPKYTYKNPIPECKVYANGTIYRILLGTFNTKRAAATFRGAYPLFYLINDDGKWCYYTGGFATLEEAQAAQKVLKEHGFVRPEIVVWTDGAERNLSRDPEAQNLAYRVEITGTEALSDAVKQAIAETAAGHELSRVGQQLFVVGGFNDRAVADRLADAVRQLDPALEIKVVEMPNP comes from the coding sequence ATGTTTCGCAGGAATTTCATATATGTGCTGGGTGCGCTCTTTCTGACGGCGGGCGGTCTGTTGGCCCAACAACCCCCGGTGGAGGCCCGCATTGCCGGTCTGGAGAACAACGAGGAGTATATGTCGCTGCTGGGCGAGGATGCCCGGTTGCAGCAGCGCGAGGATTCGATCGTGAATGCCGTGGCGCAACTGAGGCGTCAGCTGCGCGAGGATCCGGCACGCCGCCAGGAGTATTCGCAGCAGATCCTGCAGCTCGAAAGCCGGATCTTCGAGATCCGCAATGCGAAGGGCCGGCTGATCGACCGCATCAATACGATCGAACAGGAGTGGGTGCTGGCCAATCTGAACGGCGGCGTGCCGTCGGCGAACACCGCCGCGGAGAATCCGGCCGTGACGGTGCCCGATTCGCTGAAGGTGCGCAATCTGGTTGACAACCGCTACTTCCGCGAACATCTGGCCGAGGCCGATTACACGGCGCTGCGCCGCTCCCAGCAGCTCGAACCCCGCGCCCGGGAGTATGTCGACCGTTTCATGGCCAACTACGCCACGCTCCGTGATTTGGCCGAAACCTACGCCGCGGTGCAGACCGAACAGGAGGCCATGGAGATCTACGGACGGCTGAAGACCCTGCAGGGGGTGAACCGCGTCTTGTCGGATTCGCTCTCCGAGGTGTGGAACTACATCTTCGACAACAAGAACTACGCCTACGGTTATCTGCTCGATGAACTGGGCCAGGAGGAGATCCTCTCGCGCGAGGAGAAGGCTCTTTCGCGGGCGGCCCGCCGGCTCTCGGAGCTGAGCGATTCGACCGAATCGACGGCCGTGACGGACTATCTGCTGCGCAAACGGGTGTTGACCGACTACGAGACGGCGGTAGCCGGTGTCCTGTCGCTCGATGCGGCCCGGGATTCGCTGCGGGGGGTGGCCTCCGTGCTGGCGCAGGCGGACGAACGGCTGCCGCGCATCGCCGTGGCCGAACGCTACTTCCTGGACTACGACAGCGTGGCCTTCTCGTCGACGCCCAAATACACGTACAAGAACCCGATCCCCGAGTGCAAGGTCTACGCCAACGGCACGATCTACCGCATCCTGCTCGGAACGTTCAATACGAAGCGCGCCGCCGCGACCTTCCGCGGGGCCTATCCGCTGTTCTATCTGATCAACGACGACGGCAAGTGGTGCTACTATACGGGCGGTTTCGCCACGCTGGAGGAGGCGCAGGCGGCCCAGAAGGTGTTGAAGGAGCACGGTTTCGTGCGTCCGGAGATCGTGGTCTGGACCGACGGCGCGGAGCGGAACCTCTCGCGCGACCCCGAGGCGCAGAACCTCGCCTACCGGGTCGAGATCACCGGAACGGAGGCCCTCTCGGATGCCGTCAAGCAGGCCATCGCCGAGACGGCCGCCGGGCACGAACTCTCGCGCGTGGGTCAGCAGCTGTTCGTCGTCGGCGGGTTCAACGACCGCGCCGTGGCCGACCGTCTGGCCGATGCCGTCCGTCAGTTGGACCCCGCACTCGAAATTAAAGTGGTCGAGATGCCCAATCCGTGA